The genome window CAAGATGAAAGGCATTAAGCTCGACATCGCCGAATATCGGCGGCCCGATCCGCTGACGGCGCCCTCGATGGCGAAGGCCGCAGGTCTTTATATGATTTGCACCATTTCGAAGCACCGCGCGGAGCGGCGCGGCTTCGCCGACGCGCTGATGTACGATTGGCTCGGCCGAGTCGCCGAATGCACCGGCGCCAATGTCTTTTTTGTTCAGGACGGCGCGCTGCATACGCCGATCGCCGATTGTTTCCTTGACGGCATCACCCGCCGCACGGTGATCGACCTCGCGAAGCGACGCGGCGTCGAGGTCATCGAGCGCCGGATCATGCCTGAGGAACTGGCGTCGTTTTCGGAGTGCTTCATCTGCGGCACCGGCGCGGAAGTGACTCCCGTTTCCGAGGTCGGCGTCTATCGCTTCACGCCAGGCGAGCTTTCGCGCGCGCTGATCGAAGATTATTCGCGCGAGGTCGAGAAGCAGCCTTCGCCGGCCGTTTGAGCGCGACTCTGCGCGCGCTCGGCGCGCGCGCGATTCAAACGGTCAGCCGCTCATTCGCGCCTTGATCGCGTGTTCCGCCAGAGTCTTGCCGAGCGACCAGACGGCGGAAGGCGCCTTGTGCGCGTCGGCGATGACGGCGTCGAAGGATTGCTCGATCCAATCGCAGTCTTCATCGGAAATCGTGAGCGGCGGCAGCAGCTTGATCGTGTGATTGCCGTGTCCGGCCACTTGCGTCAGCACTTTGTGATCGCGAAACAGCGGGATCGAGATGAGCTGGCAGAACAGGCCTGAATTCACCGTCTCCAGGAGATTCCAGGCGGCCTTCAGTTTGAACGACTTCGGCGGCCCGAATTCGACTCCGATCATAAGGCCCTTGCCGCGCACGTCGGCGACAAGCTCATAGCCGCCGGCCATCCGCTGAAACGATGCGAGCAGACGGTCGCCCGTCTTGGCCGCATTCTCGATCACCCGCTCGTTCTTGAGAACGTCCAGCGTCGCGACGCCGGCCGCCATGGCGAGATCGTTCTTGCTGAAGGTCGAGCCGTGCACGACGGCGCGATCCATGCGGTCGAAGACCTTATCGAAAATCCATTTGCGCGTGAGCACCGCTCCGACCGGCACGTGGCCGCCGGAGAGCGCCTTTGCGACGACGATCATATCGGGTTCGACGCCGGGGTAGTGATCGATGGCGAAGAACCGGCCCGTCCGCCCGATCCCCGTCTGAATTTCGTCGGCGACGAACAGGGTTCCGTATTTGCGGCAGAGCGCCTGCGCGCCGAGAAGATAGCCCTCTTGCGGAATGTTGACGCCTTTGCCCTGGATCGGCTCGACGAAGTAGGCGGCGACGTCGCGCCCCGCCAGAGCGCGTTCGAGCGCGTCGAGATCATCGAACGCGACCTCGCGCGCGTTCGGCAGCAGCGGTCCGAAACCCTTCTTGAAAATGTCGTCGCCGTTCATCGACAGCGAACCATAGGTCAAGCCGTGAAAGGAATGCGCGCAATGCAAGATCCCGGGGCGACCCGTCGCCGCGCGCGCGAATTTAATCGCCGCTTCAACCGCTTCGGCGCCCGAATTGGCGAAAAAGACCTTTTCCAGCCAGGGCGCGTAGCCGAGCAATTTTTCCGCGAGGACGCCGGCCAGAACTGAAACGTCAAGCTGCACGAGATTGGCGAGTTCGCCGTCGAGCACGCTGACGAGCGCGTCGCGCACCGCCGGATGGTTGCGTCCGAGCGCGAAGACTCCCCAGCCGCTGAGGAGATCGAGATAGCGGTCGCCCTTGCGGTCCCACAAATACGGCCCAAGGCCTCTGGTGAAGCCAACGTCATAACCGATCGTTTTGAGAACGCGCACCCACATTTCATTGAGGTGTTTTGTATGCAGCGAAAAGCGATCGCTCTCGCGGGCCGCCGCAAGCGCGGCGTGGTCGTAGCGAGGATCAATCCGCGCAGAACCGCTGTGGGTGGCCTGAACACTCATGGGCGCGCTCGCTGGCGCGGTCGACGAATGGGTCATTGGCGGCGCTCCAACC of Methylocystis sp. SC2 contains these proteins:
- a CDS encoding aspartate aminotransferase family protein, translated to MSVQATHSGSARIDPRYDHAALAAARESDRFSLHTKHLNEMWVRVLKTIGYDVGFTRGLGPYLWDRKGDRYLDLLSGWGVFALGRNHPAVRDALVSVLDGELANLVQLDVSVLAGVLAEKLLGYAPWLEKVFFANSGAEAVEAAIKFARAATGRPGILHCAHSFHGLTYGSLSMNGDDIFKKGFGPLLPNAREVAFDDLDALERALAGRDVAAYFVEPIQGKGVNIPQEGYLLGAQALCRKYGTLFVADEIQTGIGRTGRFFAIDHYPGVEPDMIVVAKALSGGHVPVGAVLTRKWIFDKVFDRMDRAVVHGSTFSKNDLAMAAGVATLDVLKNERVIENAAKTGDRLLASFQRMAGGYELVADVRGKGLMIGVEFGPPKSFKLKAAWNLLETVNSGLFCQLISIPLFRDHKVLTQVAGHGNHTIKLLPPLTISDEDCDWIEQSFDAVIADAHKAPSAVWSLGKTLAEHAIKARMSG
- a CDS encoding branched-chain amino acid aminotransferase, whose protein sequence is MSLPPFDQRDGFIWYNGALVPWREAKLHVLSHGLHYASCVFEGERAYGGTIFKSREHSERFQTSARILDFEIPYSVEEIDAAKHETVKANGLSNCYVRPVAWRGSEMMAVAAQNSRINVAIAVWDWPSMFDVETKMKGIKLDIAEYRRPDPLTAPSMAKAAGLYMICTISKHRAERRGFADALMYDWLGRVAECTGANVFFVQDGALHTPIADCFLDGITRRTVIDLAKRRGVEVIERRIMPEELASFSECFICGTGAEVTPVSEVGVYRFTPGELSRALIEDYSREVEKQPSPAV